One Ardenticatenales bacterium genomic region harbors:
- a CDS encoding zinc-ribbon domain-containing protein: protein MFCPQCGAKNADTENFCNQCGTALKQAVSPSPIPGSTLNMPATTPAQPANVQYTMPAATSSGRVRLDKLGQRIDGWADLIDNQAGEASRVRQLLIQRLRQRNMPQVTISHKDVTPGGLLGETRPYQISLHKVGTTLAVYIGEFGTDLYIAWDVFVKLLWRWWVFLLLLILDFLAVGIASEGMLFDYFEDYLSFLVAGYVGLFILGGIAGLIFKRSFMAFYQHQYNHFRADDIAAMTLAVHKSILEVLDEVGINTALVRKKDEFRGGQRERII from the coding sequence GTGTTTTGCCCCCAATGTGGTGCGAAAAACGCCGATACGGAAAATTTCTGCAACCAGTGTGGCACGGCATTGAAACAGGCCGTTTCACCTTCCCCTATTCCTGGTTCTACGTTGAACATGCCGGCAACCACGCCTGCTCAACCCGCGAATGTTCAGTACACGATGCCGGCAGCGACCTCTTCCGGGCGCGTGCGCCTGGATAAGCTGGGGCAACGCATTGATGGCTGGGCCGACTTGATTGACAATCAGGCAGGTGAAGCCTCCCGCGTGCGCCAACTCCTGATCCAACGCCTGCGCCAACGCAACATGCCCCAGGTGACGATTTCCCACAAAGATGTAACGCCAGGCGGCCTCCTGGGCGAAACCCGTCCTTACCAGATTTCCCTGCACAAGGTGGGTACAACTCTGGCCGTCTACATAGGGGAATTCGGCACGGATCTGTACATAGCCTGGGACGTTTTCGTGAAGTTGCTATGGCGATGGTGGGTATTCCTCTTGCTACTAATTCTGGACTTCCTGGCAGTAGGCATTGCTTCGGAAGGAATGCTATTTGATTATTTCGAGGACTATCTATCCTTCCTGGTTGCCGGCTATGTCGGTTTGTTTATTCTAGGCGGCATAGCCGGACTGATTTTCAAACGTAGTTTTATGGCCTTCTACCAGCACCAGTACAATCACTTTCGCGCGGATGACATTGCGGCCATGACCCTGGCCGTCCACAAGAGTATTTTGGAAGTGCTGGACGAGGTCGGCATCAACACAGCACTGGTGCGGAAAAAGGATGAATTCCGCGGTGGACAGCGCGAGCGCATCATTTGA